ACCGTAAAATTATAAGCATGAAAGGCACTGTCATCCGGCTCATAGGCATCATAGTTGGAGCTTACTGCTACAGTTAAATAAAAAAGATCATTAATGCTAGACCCCTTCTTGGCATGAACTGCAAGCGCGTATGCCTTCTCGGCTCCGATTGAGTTGCGAGTTCCTACGTTTTCTGGAAGAGAAGCAGCTCCTTGCTCATAATTGTTAACATAAGTCCCGTAGTTGGAAACATCTATAGGATTGGAATTAATATCACCTGTCGCCATATCAAACTCATACAGATATAAGTCATAGTCTAGCTGGGCTGAAGACGGACTATCCAACTGAGCCTGTAACAATTCACCCGGTTGCAAATAAATCGGATATAAAAACTGTGTGCCTCCCTCTTCTGTAATCGTGCCGGAATATGTAGCAGTAGACGCTGTCGCTACGGTCGCTGCAGCTTTAGCTGATACTGATTTTGTGCTGGCTTTGAGCGAAGGGGTAACTTTCTTTTTCAATACAGATTTCTGTGGTGTCGCCAAGTTAATATTTTCTGTAATGGTGTACACCGAATTTGTGATACTGGCAGGCTTGTCCGCGCGTGTTAATTGTTCAATGACACTTCCCTTATCAGTTGTTAGCTGCACATTGGAAACTGCCTGAATCGCTTGATCCGTCTTCACCTCTGGGCTTGCACTCGCATTCGCCGTCATCCCGAATGATAGCAGGAGCATTGAGCTTAGTGTAACTGAAACCACCTTTTTAAACCTTATCATACTGAAATCTCCTCTCAAATGTATTAAAGAAATACAGCTATTCCTAAATATATGCAGGGAAATTCTAGGATGTCCTTTTCTGTCATAAAGGAATTCTGGTTTCAATGGAATATAATTCTTAAAATATTCTTATTTGTAATCCGTATGAATAGGGTTTAGGTTAATTAACTTAATGATGAAAAAACTTAGCGTGTTTATGTTAGTATTATGTTGCTTCTCCATTTTGGCAGCCTGCTCTACCGATCCGGTTAAAAAAGATTTAATTACCTATGTGAATGATGGAATGCTTACGTTAGCACAAGATGAAAAAACAGTAACTGAAAAATATGGATCCGTGACCGGTGATAACTTCACAGATGATGAAACACTATATAATACGTTACGAGACGAAATTATCCCACAATACACCAAATACCTTGATAAAGTTGAAACAGTGAAGACGGAAACCCCTGAGGTGCGAGCTGTCCACGAAACCTACATCAAGGCGGTTAGCACTCAAAAGGAAACATTCATTACGATGCTCGATGCGTTGGAAAAAGGGGATCTGAACTTAATTAATGAAAGTAACACCAAGCTAAGCGAGGGTAGAAAGCTATTCAGAGATTTTGGTGAACAGGTTAACACACTTGCTAAAGAGCATGATGTGACTTTGAATAAGAAATAAACAAAAAAACTCCCATTATGGGAGTTTTTTCACTTCAGGATTTTGCAAAATCCACACTTATGAATATTCGAAGCAAATTACCGCTTTACTTAATTCTTGGTCGTAAAATAAATAGACGGTATCCGCCCCACACGCTTGAAAATAATACCCGGTAATGGAACCGATATAGGTAAAAGTCTCACCATTGGGACGCTTAGGCACATGAAGCAGATTGGTTTGCTCGAACTGGAGCATCTCTTCCAGAGATTCATCATATTCCTTGATGTAACTTTGAGCCTTGTCAGACTGAAAAGCGATATCATCTAAAATTCCGTTAACTTCAGGGTAACTCAGCCCCCAACCACTGGATTGCTTTTCCTCAAAATCACGGGTAAGTTCTTCAACAGACTTTTTGGCCTCTCCAAAGGAGGAATATGGATAAATTTTATTATTTTCCAGGAAAAACGCTTTGCGAGCTTGGTAGTCTTGTTCATTATCCATATACACCTGTTCCAGTCCGCCCAACGCCATGACTTCTCTCTTCATACGTAGGTACGCTTTATCCCCGGTTGATTTCAGCGCTTCATAGGTAGCTTCCAATTGCTCCTTCTGATGAAGACTAAAATAATTCCAGTCTGCTTCGAATTTGTATTTGCCGTCAATTACATCGAATCCCAGCATATCTTGCTTGGTATATGAGGTATGAAAGTCCTGAGTATTTTCACCCACACAGCCTTCGTAGATTTCTTTTACGGAAACAAAATGCAGCCACTCATCTTGCTCCGGGAATAAAAACTGAAGATTTATCGAGCAAATCGGCAGAAAATGCTTGCGATGATGTTCAAGATCGCTGGCAAATACGTCCTCGTATGCTGGAAAACGTTTGATGAATCTCTCAGGTATGTTCATGGTAGTCCTCCTATATTGTATGGTTTTCCGGCAGCCTTCTAATCTGAAACGTTCCTTCAATGGAAATCACGCTATAGAGTTCATCAAATCCTTCTTCGTAGCTCGGAACCTCCAGTTTACTCATTACACTCTTAATACCAATCTCAGGAATATACTCTTTGCCTGTGCGCTGCTCATTACGCTTAATAGATTCTGCATAATCAGGTTCAAAGTAGTAGCCAATGATTTTAAATCCCTTGTTTTTACAAGCACCTATATATTTCTTTCGTTCTTCGACTGTTGGATTGGTATTGTCCACTACAAAACGCTGCATCGTTTCGATAGAGGCCTGAAGGTAAATATTTTCCCTATTTCGTGTTTTAAGCATATCCAGATTTATTCGCATATGTGTTTTGAAGAATTGTTCTTTATAAAAAGTCGACTTGCCCGAAGCCTGAATTCCTATAAAAATAACACACTCCAAATCTACACATCCTTGTCCAAGTATACATATTGGTTAATATAATCTCTATTCTGCGAAAAAATCGGTGTCTCATGATCAACATCCCACTTGCTTCTAACGGCTTCGCCTTTGTTGTATTGTTGTTTGGTAATGCAAATTCCCCGCTTTTGCCAGACCGGAAGGTCGTTCCAGTTTAGCCCTTTTTCCACAAAAAGCTTGTCTTGGAGCTGATTTCCGTTCAATCCTTCTAGTTCTGAATGCCTGAAATGGGCTTGAGCTACCATAGAAATGCTGTTTTTAGTAGCATCTTGTTGTCTCCATAGGAAGTAGTTTGTAACCTCATCCTGAGGCAAAACCCAAGCTCTCGCATCAAAAGTGGCTAAAGGCTGACCTGGGTAAACCTTTTGGATTTCCTCATTAAATTTGGCTGTAGCCAGAGAGGCAGATATGGACACCATCTTTTGAAGATTATTTTCAAACCAGGATTGCGTCGTTAATTTGTCATCATTCGTAAGAAGCAGTGAGATTTCATCGCTCTGATGATACACCAATTTACATCCCATAATGTTATAGGCCAAATATTTACACGTCTCCCATAATGCAAAAATTAGTTTCTCATCAAAAGGTTTCGTCATCCCACGCGTAAAGGTATGAAAATGCGCACCATCAATTCTGATGATTACTGGTAAACGGCGTGGTAGGCTTAATCTATAGGCATTTTCATATTCCTTCATCCTATTTCCAAAATCATTTTTTTTCATAAACTATGTAGGTTCCTTTCATGATCCGTGATTTACGTACGCAGTACAGGGGATATGGGGTGCGGATAGCCAAGCTTTTCTTGAAGAAAAGCCCCTCCTCGTATGTGCAGGAGGACCGAGAACAGCAAAGGTTTAATCAGCTTCTTGCCGTCTTTTTTCTGCTGATCGCTTGGGTTAGGACATCGTTAATTAAATCGAGGGTGTAGCCGAGCTCTCCAACAATATGGATTCGATGTCGGTCCCGCTTTCTTTTTTATTTTGCAGTAATATTATCTTCAAATACAAAAACGGATATGGCTATATCTTCCTCCACTTTAATATCTGAAAAGAGGTGCAGCAGCCGGGAATCCATGTAATTCTCCAGTTCTTTATTGAAGTGTGTGGGATATATTTTTTGAACCATTTTGGTTCGGGCTGCATGCACCATCTCTTTCCCGGATTCTTCTTGTGCCAGAAACTTTTCGGATGGGGTTAAATTTCCATATAGCATCGTGATGGCCATATTATCTACAAAGGTTGTATGTATGCGCTCCGGGCCTTTCCCAAATAGCTCTTTACGTACTTTTCGAATAATTTCGTTAAAACCCGTTTCCCTTCTCATATCGCACCGCTCTCCTAAAATCTACTAAAATCCCTATTACTATTTCCATCATAACCGATTCCTATCATATAAAACAGAGACTAACGAAAGTGATTTTTGGAACATGATTTTACGCAATTATAGACGTTCATTAATTTTGTTTAACATTCCCTCTAAAATTCGCTTCTCCTCTTCGGTCAGGGCCTGAACAATTTCGTCCTCCACCTTTTGGAAAGAATCACTAAAAGTTTCAATCAATTCAATGGCTTTTGGTAAAACATAAATATTTTTTTGCCGTTCATTATTGGCCGGGATTTTGCGCTCGATGAATCCTTTTTGCTCAAGACCTTGAAGTATGCTTGTAATGCTGGCTCCGCGCAGATGAAACCGATCGGCAAGATCCTTCTGAATTAAATTATTTTCTTGATTCTCGTAGATATATCTAATCATTTTTCCTTGTTGAGCATTTAATCCCAACTCTTTTATGCTCTCGTCCGCTCTTTTCTTTAGCTTAAGACCGATAACCTGAAACAAATCCAGAAAAGCCGTATCCTTTTGGGTTTTCATCATCGTATCTCCTCAAATTATTAGAAGTCTAATTGTCAGTAAATAAACTATATAAATCTCTAAACTGTTTGTCAAATGAAAATCAGTTTGTTGACAGTTATATAACTAATAGTTAGAATTCTAATTGTTTGAAGCTGAACACTAAGGAGGAACGACATGAAGAATGTAACTCAAAGCTCTACGGTAGAAAAAGTTACAGCGATTACGAATGTACGTATTTTCGATGGAGAAAAAGTTATTGAGCCCAGAAATGTTATCATCCAGGGGGAAACTATTATTTCGGTAGGCGGAGACCTTCCGACGCATGCAACGATCATCGATGGGGAAAATGCGACATTATTGCCCGGCCTGATTGATGCGCATGTCCACACTTCAATCGGTGGGTTAAGAGATGCTTTAAAATTCGGCGTCACGACAGAACTCGAAATGAACGGCAGTTTTACAGAAAGAGGGCGCAAGATCCAGTTAAAAAACGTGAATGATGCCGCTGAAGTCCGTTCTGCCGGCACAGCGATCACCGCTCCAGGTGGTCATCCGGATGAATTACTGCAGGATGAGGATGAAATTCCTGAGTTCGTATTAAAGGAATTGGAGAAGTTACCCAAGAAAGACCGGGAAGCTATGCTAGCCGCTTACGCTCACGATCACGAAAAAGTGCCCCAAGTGACGACAGTGGAAGAAGCGATCAAACATGTGCATACCCAAGTGGAGAGTGGCGCCGACTTTATTAAAATCATGATTGAAGAAGGGACGGTCTTGGGTGCCCCTGGACTGCCTATTTTAAGCGACGAGATTTTAAAAGCAGCCGTGGTAGAAGCCCATAAGTTCGATAAAATAGTCATAGCCCACGTCTTGACGGCCCATTCTTCGCAAACCGCCATCGATATTGGAGTCGACGGATTGGGTCACTTATTTCTCGACAGGCCCGAGTACACATCTGAGTTGGTGAAATCCATAGCGGATTCAGGCGCATTTGTTATACCATGCTTAGTATTGAACTCATCCATTCTGGGGAATCCGGCATCAGAATTGGCGAATGATTCACGTGTTTATTCCAAATTAAGTCCGGAATGGATCGATATTTTGAAATCAAGCTTCCATACTTTCCCGCAAGGCAATTTGGAGAATAGCTTTAAAAATGTGATGGATCTTCACCGTGCCGGTGTGGATATTCTGGTCGGGACGGATGTCGCCCCCGTTCCTGTTCCCAATCTTGGCGGCCTTGCTCATGGAGCCAGCGTTCATCATGAAATGCAATTGCTGGTTGAGGCCGGATTTACTCCCATAGAAGCGCTTCAGTCGGCTACCGCGAAACCGGCCCGTTGCTTTGGGCTTAACGATCGCGGCTGTATTGCCGAAGGTTCGCTCGCTGACCTTATACTAGTAAACGGTGATCCGACAACCAACATCTCTGATACTTTGTCGATCAAATCCGTATGGTTCAAAGGTGTGCAACAACTATGTTAATCGGAGCCTATCGAACAGGAACAACTTTCTACTCTCATTTATATGACTTCCATTTTTACTTTCCGAAGATAGCTTAATCTTGTTGCCAACGCAAAAACACCTCCAAGGTTATCTCCATATCTTACGACATGGGGTTTCACTTTGAAGGTGTTTTAATTGCAAGGAACATTGTAAAAACGTACAAGCAGTGGCCTCACATCGTTTCGGTTGCACTGTTTGTCATAAAATATACGGCTTACTCGTAGGCACCGATGTTCACAGCGACTCCCTGTACTCTTGGCTTCCCGTCGATATCCAGTGTTCCAATGATGGCAAGGTCCGTGTTCCCGGCATCGATCGCAGGTGACGAAGACTGCAAATGGAAGTCGCTGTTCGCGGCACTCACGAATTTAGGATCGGCAAATAGAGAATGCGTATCGTTGCCGGTCCCCGATTTGTACGCGGAGAAACCCGTATACTCCTTATTTTTCCAGATCCAATTCGCTTCCGAGCTGCCGCTTGGAGCAAAATATAAATTATAATCCACAACATTGCCGGAATTTTTGGTGTATCCATTGGAGATCAGCATATCCGTGGAGCTGGCCACGAAAATATTGTTTTGGATCACGTTGTTTCGCGTATCATATTGAACCAAAAACTGGCCGCTTCCATCTTCAAACGTATCGTTCTTGTATAGTGTATTGTTCACGATCTTGCAGTTTACCGTGGAGCCACGCTCCTCATTGTAACCGCCCATGGCAATGCCGGTCAGTCGGTTGTTATATATCACGTTGCTGCGGACCGTAATATTGCTGGTGGCTTTACCGGCGTGCTCGGAGGCAATTTCGACGCCGATATCGTTGTTGTAGCTGTAGTTCTGCTCAATAATACTGTCCTTGCCCCCATCTACATAAATGCCCCCGGCCGAGTTGTCATCGCTCTTGTAAGATGGGTTATTTTGAACTGAATTATTATACACCCGATTTCCCTTCACCAACCCGTTCCGCGCCTGATCGTAAGTCGTATTCGGCGCGGTGCTCTCAAAGCCGATCAAATCAATCCCGATGTTGTCATTATCGTGAATGAGGTTGTCGGTCACCGCAAAGCCATCCACGTTGCCGTTTAAAACGAGCGATTCGCTGGAGCCCAGCACGAGATTGTACAGCTCATTGCCGCTGATCGTAAGATCGTGAATCGAAGCCGGAGCTTTCGTGCCGTAAACAGCGATACCGTGAGCATCCCGGCCCAGCCGATTTTTGCCGGTCGGAGTGACCGTGTTTTTGATGTCATGGATTTTATTGTTGGACAGATTAATGAAGCCGCCCGAACCGTGGACATAAATACCTACAGGCACCACGTTCTTGGAAGCAGTGGTAAAATTGCGGATTTCAAACCCCTGAACAGTAACGTAATTGACATCGGCCAGTTCGATCAGCCCTTCGTTCCCGCTGACCGAAAGTCCACTGCCATCAATAATGGCGGTCTCTGTCCCATAGTTGGTGAACACAATGGGACCCTGCGAAGCGGAGCCAGAGCGGGTAATCTTTACTTTCTGCTTGTACACGCCGCCCCGGACGTAAACCGTGCTGCCCGCAGGAACCACGTCGGCCGCGTGCTGCAGCGTCTTCCACGGCGCGTCGCTCGTTCCAGCGTTGGAGTCGCTGCCGCTCGTAGCCACATAATATTCTGTACCAGCCGCGGAAGCAGCGGGAGGTTGCACATTTCCGGTCACCAGACCAAGCCCGAAAACCATGGCTAAACCTACCAGAAACATTTGCCCGAATTTCTTCATCTTCCTCATCCCCTTTTGTTTTTCTTGTAAATTGTACCCTAATTCCAGTAAATCTGTTCTTTGGCATCGGCCATTAGTGCAACCTATGCGCCATACCAAAGACCAGGAGCTCACCGTAATCGCTGTCGAAAGAAACAAGAAACCCTGCGTTTTAGTAATCGCAAGGTTTCTTGGTGATCAAAGCTGCTAACGTTGCCGCTACTGCCCTATCGGCAAACTACGCACGTTCTTACTCCAACGGACTAATCCTTTACTAATCGATTAGAAAGCATCAACATGATAAAAGAGAATAAAATGATAACAGCTACCCAGCTCCAAGAGAGTGTCATATTTCCGACCTCGGACGCGGTGTAAATCGCTGTAGACAGGGTTTGGGTCTGTTCAGGAATATTACCTGCGAGCATCAGCGTAGCACCAAATTCCCCTAACCCTCGGGCAAATCCGAGAATGTATCCTGAAATGAGGGGTCGGTAGGCAAGGGGCATCGTAATGTGGCGAAACACTTGCCATTCGTTGGCACCTTGCGCACGTGCAGCCTGCTCTACCTCCGGGTCTACAGCTTCAAAACCTGCTTTAATGGTGCGGTAAGCCAGTGGAAAAGCAACAACTACGGCCGCCACCACTGCAGATCCCCACGTAAATACAATCGTCTGCTGGAACAGGCTTTCGAAGACAGTGCCAATCCAGCTTTTCCTTCCCAGCAAGATGAGCAAAATAAAGCCGACAACAGTGGGCGGCAATACGAGCGGAAGAATTAGGACGGTCTCGATCACGCTGGTTCCCCTCCGCGGCGTGCAGTTCGCCATCATCCGCGCTACCACAGTAGCTAATAAAAAGACGATGATGCTGGCGACGACAGCGACTTTAACAGATACGATAACCGGAGGAAGAAAAGCTGACCAATCCAACGGGCTCCCTCCTTTATCTGCGAATTCTATTTTCCCGTCATTTCTGTAGGGGCTGAAAATCCATCTTTACTGAACACACTCATAGCTTCATCTGTCCGTAGGAAATTAAGAAACTCGCCTACTTCCTGGCTGTGTTTGGTTGCTTTTACAATGCCTTCAGGATACAGGATGGGTGCATGCAATTCCTCGGGCACTTCCAGTGCTATGACCGTTTTATCGGATGATTTGGCATCCGTTAGATAGACGAGTCCTGCATCGGCGTTGCCTGTTTCAACATAATTTAATACCTGTCTTACGTCCTTGGCGAATACCATCTTAGGTTCCAGCTTGTCCCATAGTCCAGCCTTCGTTAACGATTCTTTAGAATACTGTCCGGCGGGAACGGTAGTAGGCTCCCCAACAGCCACTTTCAGGAAAGAAGGACCCATCAAGTCATTGAGCGTAATGCTTTTGTTATCTGTGCTTTTCGCCTTATCTTGCGGAACAACCACAACCAGTTTATTTTGAAGCAGCACGTTATCCTTTTCCACCAATGAAGCATCGGTTAATGCCTTCATTTGCTTCATGCCTGCCGAAATAAATACGTCAACAGGTGCACCTTGCTCAATTTGTTTTTGTAATGTACCAGATGAAGCGTAGTTAAAGGTAAGTTTGATATCTGGGTGCTGTTTCTCATACTGGCCCTTGAGCGTATTCAGACTATCTTGAAGACTTGCAGCGGCAGATACGACTAGTTCTGTCTTGGGTGCGGACTGTGCCGATTGTACAGCAGCCGGAGACGAACACCCAGCCAGAACCCATGCCAACAATCCAACGAACGTGAATATGTACCCAAATTTCTTTTTCAACTTGTTCTTCCCCTATCCTATAAATTCCAAAATGAGATAGCGAAAATAAGGAAGCATTGTACATCTCATAACGGGTCGAATCTATTGGGTCAACCCAAATATTTGTGATAAATTGATCTCGCCTCGGCGATGTCCTTCGTGCCATGAATTAAGACGCGACCATCCTGAAAAAGAACGATTCGATGCGTCCCGATAACAACGGATACCAGGTATGGATTATGCTCCACTTTGCCCCCCTGACGGGATAACAAACGTGCCGCTTCATTC
The Paenibacillus peoriae DNA segment above includes these coding regions:
- a CDS encoding DUF2294 domain-containing protein, with amino-acid sequence MRRETGFNEIIRKVRKELFGKGPERIHTTFVDNMAITMLYGNLTPSEKFLAQEESGKEMVHAARTKMVQKIYPTHFNKELENYMDSRLLHLFSDIKVEEDIAISVFVFEDNITAK
- a CDS encoding AAA family ATPase, encoding MECVIFIGIQASGKSTFYKEQFFKTHMRINLDMLKTRNRENIYLQASIETMQRFVVDNTNPTVEERKKYIGACKNKGFKIIGYYFEPDYAESIKRNEQRTGKEYIPEIGIKSVMSKLEVPSYEEGFDELYSVISIEGTFQIRRLPENHTI
- the modA gene encoding molybdate ABC transporter substrate-binding protein encodes the protein MKKKFGYIFTFVGLLAWVLAGCSSPAAVQSAQSAPKTELVVSAAASLQDSLNTLKGQYEKQHPDIKLTFNYASSGTLQKQIEQGAPVDVFISAGMKQMKALTDASLVEKDNVLLQNKLVVVVPQDKAKSTDNKSITLNDLMGPSFLKVAVGEPTTVPAGQYSKESLTKAGLWDKLEPKMVFAKDVRQVLNYVETGNADAGLVYLTDAKSSDKTVIALEVPEELHAPILYPEGIVKATKHSQEVGEFLNFLRTDEAMSVFSKDGFSAPTEMTGK
- a CDS encoding amidohydrolase family protein, encoding MKNVTQSSTVEKVTAITNVRIFDGEKVIEPRNVIIQGETIISVGGDLPTHATIIDGENATLLPGLIDAHVHTSIGGLRDALKFGVTTELEMNGSFTERGRKIQLKNVNDAAEVRSAGTAITAPGGHPDELLQDEDEIPEFVLKELEKLPKKDREAMLAAYAHDHEKVPQVTTVEEAIKHVHTQVESGADFIKIMIEEGTVLGAPGLPILSDEILKAAVVEAHKFDKIVIAHVLTAHSSQTAIDIGVDGLGHLFLDRPEYTSELVKSIADSGAFVIPCLVLNSSILGNPASELANDSRVYSKLSPEWIDILKSSFHTFPQGNLENSFKNVMDLHRAGVDILVGTDVAPVPVPNLGGLAHGASVHHEMQLLVEAGFTPIEALQSATAKPARCFGLNDRGCIAEGSLADLILVNGDPTTNISDTLSIKSVWFKGVQQLC
- the modB gene encoding molybdate ABC transporter permease subunit — its product is MDWSAFLPPVIVSVKVAVVASIIVFLLATVVARMMANCTPRRGTSVIETVLILPLVLPPTVVGFILLILLGRKSWIGTVFESLFQQTIVFTWGSAVVAAVVVAFPLAYRTIKAGFEAVDPEVEQAARAQGANEWQVFRHITMPLAYRPLISGYILGFARGLGEFGATLMLAGNIPEQTQTLSTAIYTASEVGNMTLSWSWVAVIILFSFIMLMLSNRLVKD
- a CDS encoding tRNA(His) guanylyltransferase Thg1 family protein translates to MKKNDFGNRMKEYENAYRLSLPRRLPVIIRIDGAHFHTFTRGMTKPFDEKLIFALWETCKYLAYNIMGCKLVYHQSDEISLLLTNDDKLTTQSWFENNLQKMVSISASLATAKFNEEIQKVYPGQPLATFDARAWVLPQDEVTNYFLWRQQDATKNSISMVAQAHFRHSELEGLNGNQLQDKLFVEKGLNWNDLPVWQKRGICITKQQYNKGEAVRSKWDVDHETPIFSQNRDYINQYVYLDKDV
- a CDS encoding choice-of-anchor Q domain-containing protein — its product is MKKFGQMFLVGLAMVFGLGLVTGNVQPPAASAAGTEYYVATSGSDSNAGTSDAPWKTLQHAADVVPAGSTVYVRGGVYKQKVKITRSGSASQGPIVFTNYGTETAIIDGSGLSVSGNEGLIELADVNYVTVQGFEIRNFTTASKNVVPVGIYVHGSGGFINLSNNKIHDIKNTVTPTGKNRLGRDAHGIAVYGTKAPASIHDLTISGNELYNLVLGSSESLVLNGNVDGFAVTDNLIHDNDNIGIDLIGFESTAPNTTYDQARNGLVKGNRVYNNSVQNNPSYKSDDNSAGGIYVDGGKDSIIEQNYSYNNDIGVEIASEHAGKATSNITVRSNVIYNNRLTGIAMGGYNEERGSTVNCKIVNNTLYKNDTFEDGSGQFLVQYDTRNNVIQNNIFVASSTDMLISNGYTKNSGNVVDYNLYFAPSGSSEANWIWKNKEYTGFSAYKSGTGNDTHSLFADPKFVSAANSDFHLQSSSPAIDAGNTDLAIIGTLDIDGKPRVQGVAVNIGAYE
- a CDS encoding MarR family winged helix-turn-helix transcriptional regulator, with product MKTQKDTAFLDLFQVIGLKLKKRADESIKELGLNAQQGKMIRYIYENQENNLIQKDLADRFHLRGASITSILQGLEQKGFIERKIPANNERQKNIYVLPKAIELIETFSDSFQKVEDEIVQALTEEEKRILEGMLNKINERL